The sequence AGGTGCATTGGTTTCGGCCATTGTTTTAGATGAAACAATCCTTTTGTCTTTTAAAAAACAGGAAGCATTCAATTACCACAATATTCCTCTTTATGTCGTTTTAGGCGTTTTGACGGGTTTTGCGGCAGTTTACTATGCTCGAAATTTTCAGCGCGTTGAACATTATTTTGCTAAAATGGAAATCGGTCCATACAAAAAAGCTTTAATTGGTTCATCACTTTTGGCTCTGCTGATTTTCGTTTTCCCGACTTTATTTGGTGAAGGATATGAAAGCATCAAAACGTTATCTGAAAGTGATCCTGGAAAATTATTAGACAACACTTTATTTGCCGATTTTAGAAACAATCAATGGGTTTTGCTTTTGTTTGTTGGATGTACGATGATGGTAAAAGTCTTCGCATCAGGACTTACACTTGGAAGTGGCGGAAATGGAGGTAATTTTGCTCCTTCCCTATTTTTAGGGTCTTATTTGGGATATTTTTTCTCCAAATTAGTTAGCCTTACCGGTATATCACATTTGCCAATCAGCAACTTTACTATGGTTGGAATGGCTGGAATTTTGAGCGGATTATTTCATGCGCCATTGACCGCGATATTCCTTATTGCCGAAATCACTGGAGGTTACGGACTTATGATTCCGCTTATGATCGTTTCATCCATCAGTTTTGCGATATCAAAACGATTTGAAAAATATTCGCTTGACGTAAAAAATCTTGCCAAAAAAGGTCATGCCTTCACCAGCAATAAAGATTCTAATATTTTATCCACTTTAGATATTGATAGCATTATTCAATGCGATTATCTTACGGTTCATCCAGATGAAAATTTAAGCAAACTGGTTGATCTAATTTCGCATTCAAATCAAGTTGTTTTCCCTGTTGTGAATAATGAAAAAGATTTAGTCGGAATTGTACATTTTAATGATATTCGTGAGATTATTTTCAACGCTTATCGCGTAAAATACACTCAGATTAAAGATGTAATGAAAATTCCAGTTGCAACAATTTCATCTTATGACAGCATGGAAATTGTAATGACAAAATTTGAAAACTCAAAATCCGCATTTTTGCCAGTGCTTCGAAATGAAAAATACTACGGAATCATTTCTAAATCAATCGCACTTGAAGCTTACCGAATGAAATTGCGTTCTATGACAATTGAATAACCCTTAATATCGGATACGTTAAAAATTTTTATTATCCGATATTAAGAAGTATCTTTGTAGGATTATGTTTAATCTTGAGCTGACATACAGAGAAGAATTTCAATCAACCTTTGATCGATTGTACCAAAAAAGGCAGGAACTGCAAAACAGCAGACCATTGCCTAATATCGCCTTGAACAAAATCCGAGAAAGTCTTTCTTTAGAATGGACTTATAATTCCAATAGCATCGAAGGAAATACACTTAGTTTGAGAGAAACCCAAATGGTTATTCAAGAAGGAATTACCATTAAAGGAAAATCACTGCGAGAACATTTTGAAACTCATAATCATGATAAAGCCATTGATTATCTTTACTCCATTGTAGATGAAAATTACAAACTAAGAAGTATTGACATTCTCTCTATTCATGGTTTGGTCATGCGCTCTATTGAAGAAGATTTTGCAGGAAGAATTCGCAATGGAGGTGTTCGCATTTCTGGAGCTAATTTTATGCCTCCAAACGCCAATAAAGTTTCAGATTATTTAGACGAGTTAATCGATTTTATTAATACAAATCCGTTAGGATTAAACGATATTGAACTTGCCACAATTTATCATCATAAACTAGTCTGGATTCATCCTTTTTTTGATGGAAATGGTCGCACCGTTCGTTTAAGCATGAATTTATTATTGATGCGATGTGGTTTTCCACCAGCCATTGTTCTTAAAAACGACAGAAAAAAATATTACGAAGCGCTTAATCAAGCTAATAACGGTAATTATCAAAAATTGACACTTTTAATGTGTCAAGCGCTCGAAAGAACACTCAATATTTATCTAGGTGCGATGCCAGGAAGTACGTATGACTATCAATCTATTCAAAATATTGTTAGCGAGCCCGATACACCTTACGGCCAAGAATATGTCAGTTTGCTGGCTAGAACAGGAAAAATAGATGCTTACAAAGAAGGCAGAAACTGGTACACCACCAAAGAAGCCATCGAAAACTATATGGCAACCCGAAAAAGAAAACGCTGATTTATAATCAGCGTTTTTTGTTACTATTTGTAACATAAACTTTTGCTATCGAGCACTAAAAGAACAAATCAAAGTGGTAACTTTGCGTTTTGCTCAAAATTATGTTAGACAAAGACAATACTATTGAAGTTCTTGGTGCAAGGGTTCATAATCTAAAAAATATCGATATATCTATTCCCCGTGAAAAACTGGTTGTCATTACTGGTTTATCAGGTTCGGGAAAATCTTCTTTGGCATTTGATACTATTTATGCTGAAGGTCAGCGTCGTTATGTTGAAACTTTTTCAGCTTACGCCAGACAATTCCTTGGCGGATTGGAACGTCCGGATGTTGATAAAATCGACGGACTTTCTCCTGTAATTGCGATTGAACAAAAAACAACCAGTAAAAGTCCGCGTTCTACAGTTGGAACTATTACTGAAATTTACGATTTCCTAAGGCTTTTGTACGCACGTGGCGCAGATGCCTATAGTTATAACACAGGGGAAAAAATGGTTTCGTATTCTGATGAACAAATTAAAGATCTGATTATTCAGGATTATAACGGAAAACGAATCAATATTCTAGCGCCGGTAATTAAAGCCAGAAAAGGTCATTATGCCGAATTATTCCAACAAATTACCAAACAAGGATTCTTGAAAGTTCGTGTAAATGGCGACGTTCAAGATCTGGTTGCTGGAATGAAACTGGATCGTTACAAAACACACGATATCGAAATTGTTGTGGATAGAATGGTAATCGAAGATAATCCGGACACGCAAAAGAGATTATCAGAAAGCATCAATACGGCAATGCATCACGGTGAGGATGTCTTGATGATTTTAGATCAGGATTCTAATGAAGTTCGTTATTTCAGTAGAAACTTAATGTGTCCTACAACAGGAATATCGTATCAAAATCCAGAACCGAATTTATTTTCGTTCAATTCTCCAAAAGGAGCTTGTCCACATTGTAACGGATTGGGAACCGTTCATGAAATCAACGTTAAAAAGATTATTCCGAATCCGAAATTATCTATAAAAGCTGGCGGTTTTGCTCCTCTAGGCGAATACAAATCTTCATGGATTTTCAAACAATTGGAAACCATTGGAGAAAAATTCGGATTTAAAATAACCGATCCAATTGAGAAAATTCCAGAAGAAGCGATGCAAATGATTTTGTATGGCGGAAAAGATAAATTTTCTATCAACTCAAAAGATCTTGGCGTAACAAGAGAATATAAAATCGATTTTGAAGGGATTTCTAATTTCATCAAAAACCAATACGATGAAAGCGCCACAACCAGCATAAAACGTTGGGCAAAAGACTTCATGGACGAAATCAATTGTCCTGTTTGCGATGGCTCACGTCTTAAAAAAGAAGCATTATTTTTTAGGGTAAATGAAAAAAATATCACCGAGTTGTGTGATATGGATATTTCAGATTTGACGGCATGGTTTAAAGACTTAGAAAATCATTTAACTGACAAACAGCTTTTAATCGCTTCTGAAGTGGTGAAAGAAATCAAAGACCGTTTGAACTTCCTGATGAATGTTGGTTTGAATTATTTGGCTTTAAGCCGAAGTTCAAAATCACTTTCTGGTGGAGAAGCACAACGTATCAGATTAGCAACCCAAATTGGTTCCCAGTTGGTTGGAGTTCTTTATATTTTAGATGAGCCAAGTATTGGTTTACATCAAAGAGATAACGAAAAACTGATTCATTCTTTGGAACAGTTACGCGATATCGGAAACTCAGTTATTGTTGTTGAACACGACAAAGACATGATTGAAACTGCTGATTATGTTATTGATATTGGTCCGAAAGCTGGAAAATACGGAGGAGAAATTATTAGTATAGGAACTCCAAAAGAAACTTTAGCTTCGGACACTATTACCGCTCAATATTTGAATGGTAAAATGAAATTTGATATTCCGAAGAAAAGAAGAAAAGGAAACGGTAAATTCTTGAAACTTACAGGTGCAACAGGAAATAATCTTAAAAATGTTTCGATTGAAATTCCTTTAGGACAATTAACTTGTGTTACGGGAGTTTCTGGAAGCGGTAAATCAACTTTGATTAATGAAACGCTTTATCCGATTTTAAATGCGTATTATTTTAATGGCGTAAAAAAACCACAACCGTATAAAAAGATTGAAGGTTTAGAACATATTGACAAAGTAATTGATATTGACCAAAGTCCGATTGGAAGAACACCACGTTCAAATCCGGCGACTTATACCGAAGTTTTTACAGAAATCCGAAATCTGTTTACCATGACTTCTGAAAGTATGATTCGCGGTTACAAAGCGGGACGTTTTAGTTTTAACGTAAAAGGCGGACGTTGCGAAACCTGTGAAGGTTCAGGTGTTAGAACAATCGAAATGAACTTTTTACCAGACGTTTATGTAGAATGCGAAGCTTGTCAAGGAAAACGTTTCAACAGAGAGACTTTAGAAATTAGATATAAAGGAAAATCAATTTCCGATGTTTTAGATATGACGGTTGATGAAGCGGTTCCGTTTTTTGAAAATATTCCGAAGATTCACAGAAAAATCAAAACCATTCAGGATGTTGGTTTAGGTTATATTACACTTGGACAACAAAGCACAACGCTTTCTGGTGGTGAAGCGCAACGCATTAAACTAGCAGGAGAATTGTCTAAAAAAGATACTGGAAATACATTTTATATTCTAGATGAACCAACTACTGGTTTGCACTTTGAAGACATTCGCGTTTTGATGGAAGTAATCAATAAATTGGTTGACAAAGGAAACACCATTCTAGTGATCGAACATAATATGGATGTTATTAAACTAGCCGATTATATTATTGATATCGGCCCAGAAGGCGGAAAAGGCGGTGGACAATTGGTTGCCAAAGGAACTCCCGAAGAAGTGGCCCAGAATAAAAAAAGTTATACAGCTAAATTTTTGAAGAAAGAATTAGCCTAAAGACTATTTCTTGAAAAATGAATGGACCAAACTCTATTCATATCGAAAGGTCTGACGGATTTCAATCCGTCATTTTTTTGATAATTGCCTAAAAATGAAATCTTAAGTAATAACTCAACATTATCTCTGGATTACTTTTAGATTATAACCCCTCCTTTTTGTAACAATTCTAATAAAAAGTGTTAATTTAGCATCCGCCTTTTTTCAAAATTTTGAGCTTTGAACGAGAATGTTTCAAATAAACCAATTATTGAATTGAAACCGATTGCCCTAGCCCTGATGGAAGCGGCATCATTTTGTGGCGGGGTTCGCCACAAAAGATATAGCGGACAGCAGGATTAAGCTCCTTCCTTCGACTATTCCAAAAACGTAAATTGAATAACAAAATAAATTAAAATACCTAAAATGAGATTAGAAGATTTTGATAACGATGAAGATAAAGTAATCCAAGATAGTTTAAAACAAAAGACTTGGAATGAAATTAGAACCAATGACAGCTGGGCAATTTTTAAAATTATGTCGGAGTTTGTGAATGGTTATGAAAGCATGGGACGTATTGGTCCGTGTGTTTCTATTTTTGGATCGGCAAGAACGAAACCAGATGATAAATATTATCAATTGGCTGAAAAAATTGCCTTCAAAATCAGTAAAGCTGGCTACGGCGTAATTACGGGAGGAGGCCCGGGAATTATGGAAGCTGGAAACAAAGGAGCACATTTAGGAGGCGGAACTTCGGTAGGCTTGAACATCGAATTGCCTTTTGAACAGCATTTTAATCCTTATATCGATCACGATAAAAACCTGAATTTCGATTATTTCTTTGTGAGAAAAGTTATGTTCGTTAAGTATTCACAAGGTTTTGTGGTTATGCCGGGAGGTTTTGGAACTTTGGACGAAATGTTTGAAGCGATTACGCTAATTCAAACAAAAAAAATTGGAAAATTCCCAATTATATTAGTTGGTGTTGAATTCTGGTCCGGATTGATTGACTGGGTAAAAACCGTTTTGGTAGAAAAAATGCATACCGTTAGTCCTGAAGATTTGAACTTGTTTAAGATTGTTGACACTGAAGATGAAGTCGTTGACGTTTTGGATAAATTCTATAAGAAATACGATTTGAGTCCAAATTTCTAAAATATTTTTTTTACCATATAAATCAGAAAGCAATTTGAGTAATCGCTTTAATGCCAACTTATTTTGCTTATAATATGATTAAATTTTAAGAGCTGT comes from Flavobacterium sp. KACC 22761 and encodes:
- a CDS encoding chloride channel protein, coding for MIKRLFRKLESIIALAQSLLTPKQFIFLSSVLVGISCAFAVIVLKTFAHSVFSFATYINGVLKLSFINSILPIIGILLTVFVIKKVLNGTIQKGTSQILYAVAKKASIIPKKQMYAQIVTSSLTVGLGGSAGLESPIVITGAAFGSNYAQNYKLAYKDRTLLIGCGVAAGIAAAFNAPIAGVLFAIEVLLVDVSISAFTPIMISAATGALVSAIVLDETILLSFKKQEAFNYHNIPLYVVLGVLTGFAAVYYARNFQRVEHYFAKMEIGPYKKALIGSSLLALLIFVFPTLFGEGYESIKTLSESDPGKLLDNTLFADFRNNQWVLLLFVGCTMMVKVFASGLTLGSGGNGGNFAPSLFLGSYLGYFFSKLVSLTGISHLPISNFTMVGMAGILSGLFHAPLTAIFLIAEITGGYGLMIPLMIVSSISFAISKRFEKYSLDVKNLAKKGHAFTSNKDSNILSTLDIDSIIQCDYLTVHPDENLSKLVDLISHSNQVVFPVVNNEKDLVGIVHFNDIREIIFNAYRVKYTQIKDVMKIPVATISSYDSMEIVMTKFENSKSAFLPVLRNEKYYGIISKSIALEAYRMKLRSMTIE
- a CDS encoding TIGR00730 family Rossman fold protein, which produces MRLEDFDNDEDKVIQDSLKQKTWNEIRTNDSWAIFKIMSEFVNGYESMGRIGPCVSIFGSARTKPDDKYYQLAEKIAFKISKAGYGVITGGGPGIMEAGNKGAHLGGGTSVGLNIELPFEQHFNPYIDHDKNLNFDYFFVRKVMFVKYSQGFVVMPGGFGTLDEMFEAITLIQTKKIGKFPIILVGVEFWSGLIDWVKTVLVEKMHTVSPEDLNLFKIVDTEDEVVDVLDKFYKKYDLSPNF
- a CDS encoding Fic family protein, whose product is MFNLELTYREEFQSTFDRLYQKRQELQNSRPLPNIALNKIRESLSLEWTYNSNSIEGNTLSLRETQMVIQEGITIKGKSLREHFETHNHDKAIDYLYSIVDENYKLRSIDILSIHGLVMRSIEEDFAGRIRNGGVRISGANFMPPNANKVSDYLDELIDFINTNPLGLNDIELATIYHHKLVWIHPFFDGNGRTVRLSMNLLLMRCGFPPAIVLKNDRKKYYEALNQANNGNYQKLTLLMCQALERTLNIYLGAMPGSTYDYQSIQNIVSEPDTPYGQEYVSLLARTGKIDAYKEGRNWYTTKEAIENYMATRKRKR
- the uvrA gene encoding excinuclease ABC subunit UvrA, translating into MLDKDNTIEVLGARVHNLKNIDISIPREKLVVITGLSGSGKSSLAFDTIYAEGQRRYVETFSAYARQFLGGLERPDVDKIDGLSPVIAIEQKTTSKSPRSTVGTITEIYDFLRLLYARGADAYSYNTGEKMVSYSDEQIKDLIIQDYNGKRINILAPVIKARKGHYAELFQQITKQGFLKVRVNGDVQDLVAGMKLDRYKTHDIEIVVDRMVIEDNPDTQKRLSESINTAMHHGEDVLMILDQDSNEVRYFSRNLMCPTTGISYQNPEPNLFSFNSPKGACPHCNGLGTVHEINVKKIIPNPKLSIKAGGFAPLGEYKSSWIFKQLETIGEKFGFKITDPIEKIPEEAMQMILYGGKDKFSINSKDLGVTREYKIDFEGISNFIKNQYDESATTSIKRWAKDFMDEINCPVCDGSRLKKEALFFRVNEKNITELCDMDISDLTAWFKDLENHLTDKQLLIASEVVKEIKDRLNFLMNVGLNYLALSRSSKSLSGGEAQRIRLATQIGSQLVGVLYILDEPSIGLHQRDNEKLIHSLEQLRDIGNSVIVVEHDKDMIETADYVIDIGPKAGKYGGEIISIGTPKETLASDTITAQYLNGKMKFDIPKKRRKGNGKFLKLTGATGNNLKNVSIEIPLGQLTCVTGVSGSGKSTLINETLYPILNAYYFNGVKKPQPYKKIEGLEHIDKVIDIDQSPIGRTPRSNPATYTEVFTEIRNLFTMTSESMIRGYKAGRFSFNVKGGRCETCEGSGVRTIEMNFLPDVYVECEACQGKRFNRETLEIRYKGKSISDVLDMTVDEAVPFFENIPKIHRKIKTIQDVGLGYITLGQQSTTLSGGEAQRIKLAGELSKKDTGNTFYILDEPTTGLHFEDIRVLMEVINKLVDKGNTILVIEHNMDVIKLADYIIDIGPEGGKGGGQLVAKGTPEEVAQNKKSYTAKFLKKELA